The segment TACTGGGTGAGATAAGTGAATTATCTGGGTGCCTGGGGGGTGATTGAGGTCTCTTATATAGCCCTTGATGAAAATATCACTATGTCAAATGAGCTCATGCCTCAAGGACTCGTTACAGGGCTGTGCTGCTTTTCACTGCTTATCATATTGCCCAGCAGATGTACCCTGTGCTGTAACGGTTTCTTTTGAGCACttgaggaggggaggaaagagagttTCAGCAGTTTAACTTTGTGTGTCATAGGTGTCTCAGGGTCAGGCCCCTGGGAAGTGATTCCATATAAAGAAAAGAGAACCATCAATGAGAAGATACAGACTCAGTGTTTATTCCCAGCTTTGTACACACTCAGCCCTACTATGAAAGGTAAGTAACTTGTCTCCCTGTCTAGGCATCACTGCAGTTTTTCTATGACATCTACAAACGGATGCTAGCTCCGGTGgaatatcattttaataataatatatttttgcaaaCTTTTGTGGGTTTTATGTTTCTGAATATTTGGTTGCACCCAGTGTCTCCAGTAATATAACAATAAGTTATGTTATATGAACTGTTGACTCCAGTGCCCCACTACTCAGATCTCCCTCAGCTTAATAATTCCTGAAACTGTCTTGCCTACTGATTCACACAGGAATGCTTCATTATGCATACATTTGATAAATTATATAACTTGGTATTAGAAAACTATTTACTGTTGTGCTCAGTAGCTCATTTTCTACAATGCCTCCAATTAAATAGAACTTATTCCCACTTATCACATAAGTAATacaatgctttttctttaataatttacttTCTATATCTTGAGTTGTTAACACTGCTATGTTTTAgtgtcttcttcctttccatcAGACCAAGCTGTATGTTCTTAAGTGCCAGAATGTAAGCGGAGGTCAGTAAGATAAATCTAAGCAACCAACGAGAGCTGCTCATAGCTTTACTACGTGATACATTAGAACGGAGTGACTTTTTAACCTAGTGTTTTAGGTTcacttaaatttgtttttcatttaagtttttaaattattatgctaCAAAATTTTTATCCTTGTTACTTTGTAATCATATTTGTTGGCAGTATTATTATTAACAACAACAGCTATGAATTTTTCCAGGTCCTAGTATATTCCAGGAACTGTACTAGGTATATGTATTCAACAGTGTTTTCACAAGAGCCCTGAAAAGTATGTGTTAACTTACCCAAAAGCACACAGTACTTGAACCCAAATCACTGtgacattaacatttattttcctttaagtacAGTGCTATAACAGGACTACTCAGTTAAATATTACTGATTGAGTCAATCAGTTGTGAACCTGATCCAACTGTGATATGCCAGATTGCCAAACCAAACAGATTGCCTGAGTGGATGTTCTCTTCTGTCCTCACCAATCCATGTGCTTTTCCCCTAAAATACGTTCTCAGTCCTTCCTAAAAAGGCCCATTTTTCTTTCTAGGTTATATGTGTAGCTGCTTCACTCCACTACTGGACCATGCAAACAAAGAATTTACATTAATCTTCTGTGTGCAGGACAGATATGACAAACGTTTGGGAGGGAAAGTCAGAAAGATTTGTGATTGATTGCATATGCGAGGTGATAGAATTAGAAACTGCCTTGAATGACTCTCAAATTTCTGGCAATGACTTTAGCAAATGCTAAACAGGTTGTTGAATTCaccaagaaacaaatacaaaagggAGAGGGAGCTCTTATGAAGGGAAAGATAGAATAAGAAGTACTGAGCAGAATGGTGATTAAATGTAAAGGAAGGTAAATGTCTAGGGAGGCTTATGTTTAGAATGGACACTCAAACGTGACAGGGATATGAGGCAAGGTGGGATTAGTGTGCCACGGGTTGAAATGTGGCCTCGCTACAAGTTTGGTCAGTACACTGATAACAATCTAAATCTATACTAGGGAGTTGATTAAATCTATAGAAAACAACGCAGCCATTGAATTGATGAGGTAGAGctaaatttttgacaaaaatatattaagttaaaaaaaaggttataaaactgcatattttgaaaatcccattttaatttttaagaagataTGCAATTAATTCCCCAAAGAGTTCAAACTTATTTGCTCTGGgaagtggaattatttttttatgttctaaattttccatgttttaattattttttaaagtatttttactttggaaataaatttcattttgtaaattttgaaCATTATAGCATTAATAAACAGCTCAGAGTGCACAATGGACATTCACAGCTCTAGAGTATCTGAGAAGTCaagtactttaaaatactttccaCTTGGGGAGAGATGTAAAAAATAGTTATTCCACTGCTAattcttggttaaaaaaaattaattcagacTAAAAGCTGTTCTATCAGAAATAACTATGagtgggaaaaagaaatacaaactgataaCCACTTTGCTGGTTAAAATGTAGTGCTTCTGAATTTCCAAAATTTCAAAAGGAAGAGAGGATTTTTTGAACCTAACCCATTGATAAGGAATATCCAAATATCCAAAGATactactatatttaaaatattgatggtAGCCCACCCTGTCAAATATCTTgaactttaaacaaaaaaattttaggaCATAAGGAAACTTTAGAAATAAACCTGGaccatatattttagaaaagtttataTAGTCTTGTCTCAACTCCTAATTCAGCCAATATGAGAAAGATCTTTCTGGTCTTGGCATATACTAAGGTAACGCTTCTATCCGTTATTTACTTTAGGTAAAAGCAAGATAATGAACTGACAAGTTATGGTGTTTAGGCTTCATTCCCAGCCTAAAATGAAGGCACGTGTTTTTATATACTCGTATGTGGTGATGggagaagaactgactctgggtggtgaacacacaatgtaatatataaatgatgtattatagaaatgtacacttgaaatctatataattttactaacaaatgacatcccaataaatttaataaaaaggatttttattaaaatatagctaacacaaaatactatattacaaatatttgatccccttttccctcttctacgaTTCCCCTCCGcccttaccctatggtaaccactaaactgttatctgtctGTGAGTTCTGCAGCATCTCCCTAAGAGCAGCAAAAGCTCGGAGCCTCAAGAATCCCTCCCACAGTTCCTTTCTTACCTACTTTTTATTAGACTTCTACGTATGAAATTCTGACCAGGGAGGCAATTTAATAGCTATTTTTGCTTTAGATTTATactcaattttatttcaaagtaaaaggaTGTATCCAAAGTTTATACTTATATGTAGGCTATCCAAGGGgtaacatgaaaaacaaaacagcactgAGACTCCGGGTTATGGGAATATTTGAGATGAAATGAACTTTGTTCCAAACCAATCTCCAAATGGACCAGTGTGTATCTAGTAGTTACTGGCTTTGCACATTTAAGTAAACTCTTTAAATCTCCCTGAACTTCAGCTGCATTTGTCATTAAAAGAGAAGATAAAGTACACCTCCCTACTGCTCAAAGGGACGTTAGGAAGACAAAAGgagatgatttttataaaaatactttgtacAAGTTTCAAGCAGTTTGTAAGTAAAACCTACAAGTGTTCATTAGTATTCACTTCTTGATTGCTTGTGTTTCTCTAACAGCTTTGGGATCCcagaatacaacaatgcattttGTGACTGAGTTTGTCCTCCTAGGGTTCCCTGGTCCAAGGGAGATGCAGAACTTCTTCTTCTCATTACTCCTGGTGGTCTATCTCCTGACCCTGCTTGGGAATGGGGCTATTGTCTGCGCAGTGAAATGGGACAGGCAGCTTCACACACCCATGTACATCTTCTTGGGAAACTTTGCCTTCCTAGAGATTTGGTACGTTTCCTCCACTATTCCAAACATGCTGCTCAACATCCTCTCTGAAACCAAGACCATCTCCTTCACTGGCTGCTTCCTccaattctatttcttcttttcactggGCACAACGGAGTGTTTCTTCCTATCAGTTATGGCTTATGATAGGTTCCTGGCCATCTGTCGCCCACTACATTACCCCTCCATAATGACTAGGAAGTTCTGTGTGATCCTGGTCAGTGTTTGCTGGGTGAGTGGATTTCTCTGCTATCCAGTCCCCATTGTTCTTATCTCCCAACTTCCCTTCTGTGGACCCAACATCATTGACCACTTCGTGTGTGACCCAGGCCCACTGTTCGCACTGGCCTGCATCCCTGCTCCTTCCACTGAGCTTATCTGCTACACCTTCAACTCATTGATCATCTTTGGGCCCTTCCTTTCCATCCTGGGATCCTACACTCTGGTACTCAGAGCTGTGCTTCGTATTCCCTCTGGTGCTGGTCGAACTAAAGCTTTCTCCACGTGTGGGTCTCACCTAATGGTGGTGTCCCTATTCTATGGAACACTTATGGTGATGTATGTGAGCCCAACATCAGGGAATCCAGCAGGAATGCAGAAGGTCATCACTTTGGTATACTCAGCTGTGACTCCGCTCTTAAATCCCCTTATCTATAGTCTCCGAAACAAAGACATGAAAGATGCCCTAAAGAAAGTCCTGGGATTAAGAATTAACTCTAGGGaccggtccagtggctcaggcagttagagctccatgctcctaactccgaaggctgcgggttcaattcccacatgggccagtgggctctcaaccacaaggttgccagttcaactcctcgagtcccgcaagggatggtgggctctgccccctgcaactaaggttgaacacagcaccttgagctgagctgcctcccggatggctcagttggttgatcgtgggctctcaaccacaaggttgccagttcaattcctcaactccagcaagggatggtgggcagcgccccctgcaactagcaacggcaactggacctagagctgagctgtgccctccacaactaagactgaaaggacaacaacttgatttggaaaaaaggcctggaagtacacactgttccccaataaagtcctgttccctttccccaataaaatcttaaaaagaaaataaaagaattaactCTAACTGAGACATCTTTGAAAGAGATGGAGAATTTGCCACTTCTGACCTTAGTTTTTTATACCAACAATAGAGAATGGTTTCAATAAATCATGTTCTGGCTCACACTTAAGTAGAGGGAGAGAGTTACTTTTTCACAGTTCTTCAGCAGTTCAAGTTCAGCTCATTGATAATAACTGCTcagtaaaactttttaaacatacatGACCTCACTGAGTAATTATATGGTGATGTCTCTTTCCTGGTTTGATGCTAGCTGATGGAAGAAACAAAATGCATGTGTACCTGGAGACTTTCAAGAGAGGGTACAATCTTCTAAATTCAGAAAATACTCTTAAAGACAATGGTTCAAGgggccaccaaaaaaaaaaaacacacacacacacacccagtaaTGGATATTTTCCATTGTTTGAGATTTTCCCACCAAAAACAGAGTATGTTTCATACCTTTATCATGTAGAGATAAAGTACAAACTCTTCTTCCGACCACTGAAAGCCTTCACTCAATAGACTGCTCCATGCAGTCTTCTGTCCTACTGATCCACTAAGCTCTGCACTTGACAATGATGAATCTTGTTATTTTAccttaaatgcattttctccCAATTAGGCATCTTTACTCATAGTGCTTCCTTCCCAAATCAATTGTGACAACCCCAATACTACTTGTAAAATGGAATGACAATAGTTATTAGTCAAGGACTATGAGATACCTCTGGCATCGTTCCTTTttgtcaggattgctttggctatttagggtcttttgtgattccatgcacatctgatgatttctttgttctatttctttaaaaaatgtccctaggattttgatggggattgcattaaatgtgtatattgttttgggtagtatggccattttaattatggtcataaacatattttaaatgtggcCCTAAACATACTTTATGTCTCTCAGAAAGCTGCAGGGTAAAGTCTCAGTCAGAAAAGCATTCAGAGAAAATTATACCAAGAACAAATTCCATTTTTGTGCCCAAACCCCATGCTGAAACAGGAAAGCCATCAGCTGAAGGCCAATCTACTGAAAAATGCCCGTATACCCTTTTAGTTATGGAcataatgagaatgaaaataggTGTGGCAGGAAGATAGGCCTGGTGGTACCCGGTCATGAAATACTCCAGTACTGTATTTCGCAAACATTTCTACCACCAAAGTATGTTTGGCAGAAATGGTCAGAAAACACTGAGGCATTTGGGGACAATAGTTCTTTCAAATTCAGTTTTATGTTAAACATTACCACAAACTATACTTTCTGCTCCATAGTACATACATTTTTGGTGTAATACAAAATTATCTTCGCTGAGTAAAATCATCCTTAAAGAAAGCACTTAATTTGGGGCTTTTGTATATCACAAAATCACATAACCCTGTTTGAGCAACACAAGCTCAAGGAGACCAAGGGGTCCCCCTGGAGTCAATGtagcacattatttttaataatcccATGGGCCAGcttatcaaaaatattaatgaaaccACCAAGCAAAAAGTAAGAAGGTCCCTTGGGAAAGCATGCAAAGTTATAGGATCACATGAAGAGCCACCTGAGAAGTCTTCACAGTGGCTAAAATGACACATAAATTAAGACTAGCACATAGTTTCATCACACCCTACAGCAAATAGGCCACCAGAATCTTACGGTGTAAGGGAAGTAACATAAGCCATGCATGAAGCTTTCACACAGCTCTTCCACATTAAAGCCAGTAAAAGAATCTTCGTGACCTCCCTGTAAAACTTAATGGTCCATTGGAGAGATCTTTGATGAGCACTGCTGTTATTATACACCACAGGTGAGCCTATTCCCCCATACCTTTGTTCATTCCATATGCTCAAGTGATTGAGTATCAAAAATATTGGTTTTTCTTTCAGCTCAAGAACCAAAAAAAATTCTCTCAGAGTATTTAGATCACCATGGAACTCACGCTCTCCAAAATAAGTGGTACCAAAGTCATCCACAAGCTCCCCTTCTCAGAAAGTGGTTGAGGCAACCAGGAATAGTATGACTTTTATagatattttgaataaaacaGTATGGACCTAGCTTTATCCACTGGGACTGAAACCAGAGAAAATAAGGGTTTGGGTCAAGGGGCTCCTCTTTCAGCTGTACCCTCTTTGTCCTTTCCATTACTTATCTGCACCTTCAGGAGAGGTGAcattaaaagggggggggggcagtatatttcttggttctcaactctattccactggtctgtgtgtctgtttttctgccaaaaccatgctattttgattattgtcactttgtagtataaattgaaatgaAGGGGTATAATACCTCTcaggccttgttcttttttctcaggattcttttgtgattccatacaaatatgacgattttttgctctatttctttaaaaaacggcATTGGAAATTTGATGTGGATTGCATcaaacctgtatattgctttgggtgacacgaccattttaactatggtgctgggaaaattgaaaaaccacatgcaaaagaatgaaactagactgctatttctcaccatgtaccaaaattaactcaaaaatctaaatataagacctgaaacaataaattgcgtGGAAGAAAGTataggtaaaataataataataataataataataataataatggtaaaatCAAATCAGTGTGTATGGGGACAAAGATTCACATAGGGTTTAATGGTGAATATATTAGGTGATGAGACAAGTAGACTTAACAGGAACAGGCTTATGAGCTGTCAGGGTGTGCAGGCAAAGAGCTAACAGGAGTGAACTTGTGGGCTAACAGGACGAGCTTAAACATTAACCACTTGGCTCTAACTCCCCTGGttagcactgcacctgcaagctgacaagcaccttacatccatcataggtgagAACAGAATGGTTCCCAATCGCAACAGCAACACCCttgcaagctgacatccatcacatatgggaacaggacagtttccaggagaagacaattgtaacggCATCCCCCCTGTGAACTGACATCctacatcctgcatggaaaatataaaactccaGCACTCTTTCTCAATGGGGCAGCTGACCCTATCAGGTTCTGCACGGGCAAAACTTCCCTTTGCCTGAACTGtgtttttctttgactttcaataaatctttgcttactcttgtagagtctcagaaatccttttacattttgcaaaagaccaggggttaattctatgccGAGACATTAGGAAATGCATCatataattattttggaaattatctGTGAAATTCGTTTACCATGCTTTCCCTACAGTTGACTAAGTTTTTCTGTGAggatttttcgtttgtttgttacTGTCAAATAGAGTAGTGTACAGTTCAAATATGTGGACCTCGGTCTTGTGCATTTTGATTTTGAGTCAACGACTGTGAATGTGAGTTCAAGTCATTGTTGCTGGTGTTCCAGAGGTAAGTGGCTGCTCTCTGCATCACTGCTTTCTTGTCTTGTTGAGGAGAGGTCTCTCGTTTGGCAAGCAGAGTTCCCACAGCAGGGAATCATTTTTCATAATGTCTTGCCAAAATGATCAATGCAAGTTAGTTTAGCTATTCATGATCATCctagtttaaaaaatttaaaaaacttctcatctttcagtttccttctcttcttcatttcctttccacAAAACTACAAGCTGCTTTGACATAAACAACTCAATAGAAAGGTTATGTTTGCTTCTAGATGAGTAGATTTATAGTTCACTTTATGCATTACTAATTTTGTGAGCCCACAACAGCTGCatcattataaatacatttaccTTGTTTAATATAACCTCACTGAATAGAaggggtttttcttttctatttgattaTGTTCagtatgtattataaatattctatttacaccacttttatcaaaattatttttaaggaaaattctcTTATgagtcaaaaaattaaaagtattttgttaaaatttttctggAGAGTCCAGTGTGAAAACTATCATCATGTTCTGAGTTgtatttgattctttaaaaaagacaTCTTCCTTAGTGACTGTGTTCTAAAGGGAATAAGGGCAAATTTTGGAATATggtgaataattatttttgaaacatcTTTGGTTCCCTGTTTTCTGGGggctattttttaaacattaaagttAAATCTTCCAAATAGCaaattttaagggaaatttgAGGCACCAGTAAAGAGACCTTTAGAAGAGAAGCTcttggtgattttaattttcttctccaaTACATCGCATATGTTATATTCATCTTTAATGACATATGTCTTAAATGTATATGAAGCATGACAAATCACCATGCAAAACTAAACATTATGAAGTGACTAATAATGACTTTCATTGCTAAAAACAAAGGATTAAATACCAAATTATAAATGAGCTGTAGTGCAATATAAATGTCTTTAGATGGGAAGTAGAAAGATATCTAAAGAATTTACTGTCTTAatatccttgttgattttcttctgGTATCATGggaaaaaatgatagaaattaaaTTCTCCTAATGAAAATAGCTTAAGGGGGGATGCAATCTGAAACAGTGTCAAAGTTCATACCATGTAAATCTGTAAAAGTGTCAGATTCAAATCTGTTTTCAAGTGATAGATATTCGTATGTATCCCCACATTTTGAATTGAATAGCGCCAATTGTTATTTTTGAACagatttcactgaaaaaaaatagatataagaCAAACCATTTTTGCCTCCATTTCAAGATTTCTTTACATCAAAAGAAGATGAAATTTAACTGAGCTTTGTCCACTGACAGAAAAGTTCAAGAGCCTGGAACTGTCCATTTACAAAGAATCAGGACCAAAGGCCTCATTCAGATTAGGGCAGGATTTATTCAAAGATTGTTTTAGAATATTCAGTACATTTGCCTGCATGAATCAAATTTGCAGTCCTTAGAAAAGTTTCAAATGCCTCAGCAGCAAAGTGACTTGTCATTATCTATCTGTATTCTCTCCACAGTCTGGGAACAATGAATAAGTCAGGGATGTCTACTGTAACACAGTTTGTCTTGTTGGACTTTCCTGGTccctgggaaatgcaaatcacccTTTTTTCAATGATTTTGTTGATCTACATCTTGACTCTGACTGGGAATATGGCCATCATTTGTGCGGTGAGGTGGGACAACCGACTCCATACCCCCATGTACATGCTCCTAGCCAACTTCTCCTTCCTAGAAATCTGGTATGTGACCTGCACAGTCCCCAACATGCTGgtcaattttctttccaaaaccaAGACCATATCCTTCTCTGGTTGTTTCACTCAATTCTACTTCTTCATTTCCCTGGGCACAACTGAATGCTTCTTCCTCTGTGTCATGGCTTATGATCGGTACCTGGCCATCTGCCGCCCATTGCACTATCCCTCCATCATGACTGGACAGCTCTGTGCCATCCTGGTGTCTCTTTGTTGGATGATTGGTTTCTTTTCACATTCAATtcctattttcttcatttctcaacTACCCTTTTGTGGTCCCAATATCATTGATCACTTTCTGTGTGATATGGACCCACTGATGGCATTGTCCTGTGCCCCTACACCCATCATGGAGCATGTATTCCATTCTGTGAGCTGTCTTATCATCATTCTCACCATTTTGTACATCCTAGGGTCCTATTTCCTGGTACTCAGAGCTGTGCTACAGATTCCTTCTTCAGCTGGGCGGCAAAAAGCCTTCTCCACCTGTGGATCCCACTTAGTTGTGGTGTCTCTGTTCTATGGAACCATAATGGTGATGTACGTAAGTCCGACATCTGAAAGCTCAGTTGCTATGCATAAGATCATCACACTGATATACTCTGTAGTGACACCAGTCTTAAACCCCTTCATCTACAGCCTACGCAACAGGGACATGAAATTCGCCCTCCATCATTTCCTTTGTGTAATGAGAATTATCCAAACCTCATGAATAGGTTTTGTGAAACCCAATGAATGACTCTCTTTCTGCAAATGTCAGAATAATCCTCTTCTTCTACCCCAACTGACTTGGCATTATTCATAACTGTCAAGGTCGTTTTGTGCAAAGCAAAATTCATCATGTATTTGATCATTTTTTGATAGGCTTTTACTTTCATAAGTGTATTTCCATGGGAAGAGATTGCCACCAGACACAtggtaaaaataattcttaaaaatcttaatatttaCTCCCAGgaatgttttgatttttccaaTGTGTAATCTCTGCCCGCTCAAATTTGTTAAGAGATATCAATCAAATTGGTTATTTGCTTAGATTACAGTGTAACACTTCATTAAAAAGACACATAACAGATAAAAATACCTGTTGTCCTGAATTTTTGGCAGAAACTCCACACATCAATGTTGGATACACTAACAGACTATAAAGCCAGTTTCACAATCCATAGCTCATTATCCTCATCAACAGTATACGAGGGGAAGCTCAAAGTTTGACTGAAGCTATGAGTAATAATATCTTTAGTGAGTTGTTAGTATGTAATCCCCATAAGGAAAATGAGGATTACATCAAGAGAACGACTCAGAGGGATTGAACTTGTCCCCTGGAGTTTGGAGGACACCTGCATTTTCCCTGATTCATacctggggaaaaaatgtaaacactgcAGAAGAGTTGGCTCTGAAAGCAGAGCAGAAAGCAATGGCAAACTGAATTCCTATTAATAATAGAGCAAATACAGAATACCCACATTTGGCCTAGAGTTCATGGAAGGTAACCAATGTGGTCCATCTTGAAAGGGATTCCACCCAAAAGTAATACTTGGTGAAGAAAGGCAACACCAAAAGTGAGTCTATATCGAGTGAGTCACCAGAATCCAGGAATGAAAAAAGTCACAAGTAGCCCAGCCAATGAGGCATTGACCACATCAAGGAACTGCAGTTTAGGGAGCTTCCATTCCCCCTGCCGAACCCCCCACAAATAAATGCAGGGGAGAGGTGCAAAACCAGCAATGCAAGGGTGCTTCCACAGGGTTTCTTAAGAGTCACACTCTATGGCCCAGGGTTTGCCATGTCCCCCCTCAAGAGAATATTAGGGGCAGAGAGACAAGGCACTTTAAAAGTGCTCAAATTGTAAGATTAAGGATGGAAACACCAAGTTCATGTGGATAGCTGCACCTCATATCTCAAGGAGACCCATGTCTCTCCCGTAGGTTCACCTGCCCTCACGGGAATGCTCACTTAGCCAGGCTCTGTAATCGCAGGTTCCTTGGTGCCCTCCTTTGGAGGGGGCGCAGGCATCCAGACTGGCTTGCCTGACGTCACTGTGCATTGGCTAGGGTCATGGTAGGTGTTGGTAGGTGCAGGGACAAGGTAGGTGCTGGCCGCAGGGAGCTGCAGGCCCTCAGCTGGGTTGTTGGCATCTCCTGCTCTTGCTGTTGTTCCTGGATCTGAGGAAGCTATGCTGCTTCCATGTTTGCTGTGCTGGCATTTGGATTTATAGCCCTTAAGAGTCTActtttcttccctcatttttcCCCTGCCATAATAAATCCCATTGTGGAG is part of the Rhinolophus sinicus isolate RSC01 linkage group LG03, ASM3656204v1, whole genome shotgun sequence genome and harbors:
- the LOC109438530 gene encoding olfactory receptor 11H6: MQSLSNPNENTTMHFVTEFVLLGFPGPREMQNFFFSLLLVVYLLTLLGNGAIVCAVKWDRQLHTPMYIFLGNFAFLEIWYVSSTIPNMLLNILSETKTISFTGCFLQFYFFFSLGTTECFFLSVMAYDRFLAICRPLHYPSIMTRKFCVILVSVCWVSGFLCYPVPIVLISQLPFCGPNIIDHFVCDPGPLFALACIPAPSTELICYTFNSLIIFGPFLSILGSYTLVLRAVLRIPSGAGRTKAFSTCGSHLMVVSLFYGTLMVMYVSPTSGNPAGMQKVITLVYSAVTPLLNPLIYSLRNKDMKDALKKVLGLRINSRDRSSGSGS
- the LOC109438531 gene encoding olfactory receptor 11H7; its protein translation is MNKSGMSTVTQFVLLDFPGPWEMQITLFSMILLIYILTLTGNMAIICAVRWDNRLHTPMYMLLANFSFLEIWYVTCTVPNMLVNFLSKTKTISFSGCFTQFYFFISLGTTECFFLCVMAYDRYLAICRPLHYPSIMTGQLCAILVSLCWMIGFFSHSIPIFFISQLPFCGPNIIDHFLCDMDPLMALSCAPTPIMEHVFHSVSCLIIILTILYILGSYFLVLRAVLQIPSSAGRQKAFSTCGSHLVVVSLFYGTIMVMYVSPTSESSVAMHKIITLIYSVVTPVLNPFIYSLRNRDMKFALHHFLCVMRIIQTS